One window of the Amycolatopsis mediterranei genome contains the following:
- a CDS encoding metallophosphoesterase: MTDDEKIFNRHVSRRGFLAAAGVTLAAGPLAGTAEAEPAVELTTTTGDPAKSPAVAGLHLQFGADAADEVVVSWHALQPTRNARVLLGRADGRYERSVPAKTVSYTDAKSGQVVYAFHAAVRGLRADSEYLYAALHEGAEPVLATFRTAPRGRGKFTFTSFGDQGTPTLGKRYVPPAGVTLPNPPLVNDNLGSPAAGDTTAGVERVRPLFHLFNGDLCYANLATDRVRTWWDFWTNNSRSARNRPWMPAAGNHENELGNGPIGYAAYQTYFSVPPASGQTDATRGLWYSFTVGSVRVISLANDDICYQDGGNSYVRGYSNGAQKAWLERELATARGDRGVDWVVVCMHQVAISTADQFNGADLGIREEWVPLFDRYGVDLVVCGHEHHYERSHPIRGAAATPTRTPVPASTRTDVVDTTKGTVHMVLGGGGTSAPSNQLFFTPPRCRVITKVGDPDPKTGKRPPVYVTEDAPWSAVRDAANSYGFAAFTVDPGTHHGGTTTMQVTYYDVVGTDGALKPFETFTLQRPRSDA; this comes from the coding sequence ATGACCGACGACGAAAAGATCTTCAACCGCCACGTCAGCCGCCGCGGCTTCCTCGCCGCCGCGGGTGTCACGCTCGCCGCCGGGCCGCTCGCCGGTACCGCCGAAGCCGAGCCGGCCGTGGAGCTCACGACGACCACCGGCGACCCGGCGAAGAGCCCGGCGGTCGCCGGTCTGCACCTGCAGTTCGGCGCCGACGCCGCTGACGAGGTGGTCGTTTCGTGGCACGCGCTGCAGCCGACGCGCAACGCGCGCGTGCTCCTGGGGCGGGCCGACGGCCGGTACGAGCGCAGTGTCCCGGCGAAGACCGTCAGCTACACCGACGCGAAGTCCGGCCAGGTCGTCTACGCCTTCCACGCGGCGGTTCGCGGGCTCCGGGCGGACAGCGAGTACCTCTACGCGGCGCTGCACGAGGGTGCCGAGCCGGTGCTCGCGACGTTCCGCACCGCGCCGCGCGGCCGGGGGAAGTTCACCTTCACCAGCTTCGGCGACCAGGGCACCCCCACGCTCGGCAAACGCTACGTTCCGCCGGCCGGCGTCACGCTGCCGAACCCGCCACTGGTCAACGACAACCTCGGCTCGCCCGCCGCGGGCGACACCACCGCCGGCGTCGAGCGCGTGCGGCCGCTGTTCCACCTCTTCAACGGCGACCTCTGCTACGCCAACCTGGCCACCGACCGCGTCCGCACCTGGTGGGACTTCTGGACCAACAACAGCCGCAGCGCACGCAACCGGCCGTGGATGCCGGCCGCCGGCAACCACGAGAACGAACTGGGCAACGGCCCGATCGGCTACGCCGCCTACCAGACGTACTTCTCGGTACCGCCGGCGTCCGGGCAGACCGACGCCACCCGCGGCCTCTGGTACTCCTTCACCGTCGGTTCGGTGCGGGTGATCAGCCTCGCCAACGACGACATCTGCTACCAGGACGGTGGCAACTCCTACGTCCGGGGCTACTCGAACGGCGCGCAGAAGGCGTGGCTGGAGCGGGAGCTGGCGACGGCGCGGGGCGACCGCGGCGTCGACTGGGTGGTCGTCTGCATGCACCAGGTCGCGATCAGCACCGCCGACCAGTTCAACGGCGCCGACCTCGGCATCCGCGAAGAATGGGTGCCGCTGTTCGACCGCTACGGCGTCGACCTCGTCGTCTGCGGCCACGAGCACCACTACGAGCGGTCCCACCCGATCCGAGGCGCGGCGGCCACCCCGACGCGCACGCCGGTACCGGCGTCGACCCGCACCGACGTCGTCGACACCACGAAGGGCACCGTCCACATGGTCCTCGGCGGTGGGGGCACGTCCGCGCCGTCGAACCAGCTCTTCTTCACCCCGCCCCGCTGCCGGGTGATCACCAAGGTCGGCGACCCCGACCCGAAGACCGGCAAACGGCCCCCGGTGTACGTCACCGAAGACGCCCCCTGGTCGGCGGTCCGCGACGCGGCCAACTCCTACGGCTTCGCGGCCTTCACCGTCGACCCGGGCACCCACCACGGCGGGACGACCACCATGCAGGTGACCTACTACGACGTCGTCGGCACCGACGGTGCCCTGAAGCCCTTCGAAACCTTCACCCTGCAGCGTCCCCGCTCGGACGCCTGA